One Mycobacteriales bacterium genomic window carries:
- a CDS encoding ATP-binding SpoIIE family protein phosphatase: SPSSVEVKHRYLPGSELVEVGGDWYESIRLPGARVALVVGDVAGHGVRAAVTMGRLRTAIQTLAMLELPPAESLQQLDELMQTIGAREPHFATCAYAVYDAVSGEIELAVAGHLPPLLVHPDGTNELLEVTPSPPLGIGDGIVDTQIVKIEDGSLFVLYTDGLVESRDRDISEGLDRLQSAFGPGAPEKDLEDLCKTALDGVYADAKRDDIAVLIAKLRRIPEDHRQCFPLEPEFTSVSHARSLVRDPLKRWGLEDLLPVTELLVSELVTNAIRYAPNGEIKLHLVLEPESLVCEVHDSSPALPRVLQVDKDAENGRGLHVVSQLAQHWGARRTHSGKVVWCEQAVPEELRESIAAVQSRAAEDSPDEDTAAEGAPVEVVPV, translated from the coding sequence CGTCGGCGACGTCGCCGGGCACGGGGTCCGCGCCGCGGTCACCATGGGGCGGCTGCGCACCGCCATCCAGACCCTCGCCATGCTCGAGCTGCCGCCCGCCGAGTCGCTGCAGCAGCTCGACGAGCTCATGCAGACCATCGGCGCACGCGAGCCGCACTTCGCCACCTGCGCGTACGCGGTCTACGACGCGGTCAGCGGCGAGATCGAGCTGGCCGTCGCCGGCCACCTGCCGCCGCTGCTGGTCCACCCGGACGGCACCAACGAGCTGCTCGAGGTGACCCCGTCACCGCCGCTCGGCATCGGCGACGGCATAGTCGACACCCAGATCGTGAAGATCGAGGACGGCTCGCTGTTCGTGCTCTACACCGACGGGCTCGTCGAATCGCGTGACCGCGACATCTCCGAGGGCCTGGACCGGCTGCAGTCGGCCTTCGGTCCCGGCGCGCCGGAGAAGGACCTCGAAGACCTGTGCAAGACGGCGCTGGACGGCGTCTACGCCGACGCCAAGCGCGACGACATCGCGGTGCTCATCGCCAAGCTCAGGCGCATCCCCGAGGACCACCGGCAGTGCTTCCCGCTCGAGCCGGAGTTCACGTCGGTCAGCCACGCCCGGTCACTCGTCCGCGACCCGCTCAAGCGGTGGGGCCTGGAGGACCTGCTCCCGGTCACCGAGCTGCTCGTCTCCGAGCTGGTGACCAACGCGATCAGGTACGCGCCCAACGGTGAGATCAAGCTGCACCTGGTTCTCGAGCCGGAGTCGCTGGTCTGCGAGGTGCACGACTCCTCCCCGGCGCTGCCCCGCGTGCTCCAGGTCGACAAGGACGCGGAGAACGGCCGCGGCCTGCACGTCGTCTCCCAGCTCGCGCAGCACTGGGGCGCGCGCCGCACGCACAGCGGCAAGGTCGTCTGGTGCGAGCAGGCCGTCCCCGAGGAGCTGCGGGAGTCGATCGCGGCGGTGCAGTCGCGCGCCGCGGAGGACTCGCCGGACGAGGACACCGCCGCCGAAGGCGCGCCGGTCGAGGTTGTGCCGGTCTGA